From Vicinamibacteria bacterium, a single genomic window includes:
- a CDS encoding SpoIIE family protein phosphatase has product MRDRIRIGRAADNDLALPDPKLSRRHAEILRTPEGHILRDLGSRNGTRVNGQRLRSDRPIRPGDAIDLGRHHLTLDEEAPGGGQQSLNTQKAIPSRDISDLEETKPDLDPGEQGRRHRILAHLIRAAGALTTNRNLRELFERVLDQLFEVLPAERGCIALLEGHPPMPIIKASRTRHGTAFDRLSRSITRRVLEDRVSLLVPRLLEDAGFAGQESLAASGVRSLMCAPLWFTAGSGQQEAVIGLIYLDSLEEPTCFTVEDLQFLSALANLAAIRIEGARLQAESLDHQKLREELRKAGEIQASLLPQILPDLPGYDLAASNRLCSSVGGDYYDFLLDRGQLLLALGDVSGKGTAAALLMALLRAAVRAHWTEGPPAASLARANVTLCETIPENRYASMFLGRLDAAGGQLTFVNAGHYPPVIVRADGRVLSLGEGGPVLGVFPSAAYANNSCTIGLGDALVVFSDGIAEARDASEAEFGQHGVAAVAVRERGREARALADAIFEQVARHVGAGRVNDDQTLIVVKRR; this is encoded by the coding sequence ATGAGGGATCGGATCCGGATAGGGCGTGCGGCCGACAACGACCTCGCCCTCCCCGACCCCAAGTTGTCCCGGCGCCACGCGGAGATCCTGCGAACGCCGGAGGGCCACATCTTGAGGGATTTGGGCAGCCGGAACGGCACCCGCGTCAATGGACAGCGCCTCCGATCCGATCGTCCCATTCGACCGGGAGACGCCATTGACCTGGGGCGCCATCACCTGACGCTGGACGAGGAGGCTCCGGGCGGAGGACAGCAGTCCCTGAACACGCAAAAGGCCATCCCGTCGAGAGACATCTCGGACCTGGAGGAAACCAAGCCCGACCTCGACCCTGGGGAGCAAGGACGTCGCCACCGGATCTTGGCCCACCTCATCCGAGCCGCCGGCGCCCTCACGACAAACCGTAACCTCCGGGAGCTCTTCGAGCGGGTGCTCGATCAGCTCTTCGAGGTCCTTCCCGCCGAGCGGGGCTGCATCGCCCTCCTAGAGGGTCATCCCCCGATGCCAATCATCAAGGCCAGCCGCACGCGGCACGGAACGGCTTTCGACCGGCTCAGCCGCAGCATCACCCGCCGCGTTCTGGAGGACCGCGTGTCCCTTCTGGTTCCGCGGCTTCTCGAAGATGCCGGGTTCGCGGGCCAGGAGAGCCTCGCGGCCAGTGGGGTCCGCTCGCTCATGTGCGCCCCCCTCTGGTTCACTGCCGGATCCGGCCAGCAGGAGGCGGTGATCGGCCTGATCTATCTCGACAGCCTCGAGGAGCCGACTTGTTTCACGGTGGAGGATCTCCAATTCCTGAGCGCCCTGGCCAATCTCGCTGCCATCCGGATCGAGGGCGCCCGGCTGCAAGCTGAGAGCCTTGACCACCAAAAGCTGCGCGAGGAGCTGCGGAAGGCAGGGGAGATCCAGGCCAGCCTCTTGCCCCAGATCCTTCCCGATTTGCCCGGCTACGACCTCGCCGCGTCCAATCGGCTCTGCAGCTCCGTCGGCGGAGACTACTACGATTTCCTCCTCGACCGCGGCCAGCTTCTCCTCGCCCTCGGGGATGTGTCTGGCAAAGGTACGGCGGCTGCCCTGTTGATGGCCTTGCTGCGGGCGGCTGTGCGAGCCCACTGGACGGAGGGCCCTCCTGCCGCCAGCCTGGCTCGCGCCAACGTCACCCTCTGCGAGACGATCCCCGAGAACCGCTACGCGAGCATGTTCCTGGGCAGACTCGATGCCGCCGGCGGTCAGCTCACGTTCGTCAACGCCGGCCACTATCCGCCCGTCATTGTCCGAGCCGACGGCCGGGTCCTGAGCCTAGGCGAGGGCGGACCCGTTCTCGGGGTATTCCCCTCCGCGGCCTATGCCAACAACAGCTGCACCATCGGCCTGGGGGACGCTCTCGTGGTCTTCTCCGATGGTATCGCCGAGGCCCGGGACGCCAGTGAAGCGGAGTTCGGGCAACACGGAGTGGCCGCTGTTGCTGTCCGAGAACGCGGCCGAGAGGCGCGGGCCCTTGCCGACGCGATCTTTGAGCAGGTCGCCCGTCACGTGGGTGCGGGCCGGGTCAACGACGACCAAACATTGATCGTTGTGAAGCGGCGCTGA